The Phycisphaerae bacterium nucleotide sequence AAGAGGAACTCAACGTGGTCAGCGCCGACGCCGACGAGCAGGAGGAGACCGAGTAATGTACGAAACGTCACCCTGGGCCGTTACCCGTATTCATCGCACTGGTCGCCTTCGTCCTGTGGATCTCCTACTACTTCGCCCGCCGCACCAAGAACGCCAAGGGCTACTTCGCCGCCGGCGGCCAAATCCACTGGTCGGTCAACGGCATCGCCTTCGCGGGCGACTACCTCTCAGCCGCTTCGTTCCTCGGCATCTGCGGCATGATCGCCACCTTCGGCTACGATGGTTTCCTCTATTCCATCGGCTATCTGGCCGGCTGGATCGTCGCCCTCTTCGTGGTCGCCGAGCCGATGAAACGACTCGGCAAGTTCACCTTCACCGACGCCCTCGACGCCAAGTTCAACTCCAAGGGCATCCAGTTCGCCGCCGCCCTCAGCACGCTGGTGGTCTCCGTCTGCTACCTGATCCCGCAGATGGTCGGCGCCGGCGTGCTGGTCACGCCGCTGCTCGGCCTGCCCCACTGGCTCGGCGTGATGATGGTCGGAGCGATCGTGATCGTCATCGTGGCCACCGCGGGCATGGCCTCCACCACCTACGTCCAGTTCCTCAAGGGCGGACTGCTGATCGTTTTCTCGATCACCCTGGTCATCGTCACCCTCTACCACGGCCTGGCCACCAAACCGAACCACACGGGCGGCGAGGCCTACCACGAATTCAAGACGCTGCCGGTGACGCTCACCGCCGACGGCGCCCCGCAGCTTCAGGATTCCTCCTACACGCTGGCGTCCATCACCACCCCGGCCGACGGCCTTACCTTCGTCAAACTCAACAATGAAGGCAAGGACAGTTGGTGGC carries:
- a CDS encoding cation acetate symporter, translated to MALVAFVLWISYYFARRTKNAKGYFAAGGQIHWSVNGIAFAGDYLSAASFLGICGMIATFGYDGFLYSIGYLAGWIVALFVVAEPMKRLGKFTFTDALDAKFNSKGIQFAAALSTLVVSVCYLIPQMVGAGVLVTPLLGLPHWLGVMMVGAIVIVIVATAGMASTTYVQFLKGGLLIVFSITLVIVTLYHGLATKPNHTGGEAYHEFKTLPVTLTADGAPQLQDSSYTLASITTPADGLTFVKLNNEGKDSWWHLTADDQGNPVLTEAYWKTELAEPVTDADGTPVSVLYNGVPITETKPLQAGHLKQLVYQGKPVDEAPNLGALQFIEAIKESTIVRFFSKKVADGDDTVTVFYQQPTSGRDILRPGLRFKVDAAKGATGMDKLNFASLMLALFLGTAALPHILIRYYTVPTPSAARKSTIVAIAAIGLFYLLTLFMGLGAMVNGVVDLTDNNMSAPLLAKSFGVTLFAIISALAFATVLGTVSGLIVAASGAVAHDLMDRFMNL